The genomic segment AATTACACGTAACAACATAATATCTctctttaataaattattttcttaaattacacATTATTTattagtgacaaaaaaaattatacattatttattaagattacATGTgcgtttttttgaaaaaaaaaaatttaatataaaaacattttttttaaaaaatgatatgctttttgttttagtatatactgatatttttattaactgacatgtttttttcacaaataGCAACACATTGTTGTATTTTTGTCTTTGGTCTAAAgatagttttgagttttttcctTCTCTTAAAAATAGTAGTTACCAAATTTTTTGGACAATATAGCAGTTCCTTAATTTCTTCTAAAATTATGGTATTCACTAATATTACCCTTATTTTTAAGTAAGAAATAGCATGAATCTGAAATgagaataaagaaaaagtaattttcaaacgtttttttcaaaacattgaTCAATTAGGAACAAAGGAATACATTTGGGATTAGATAGCTTTGCATAAAGATAATTACTGGTGGACCGTACGTGGACGCATGTTAAACATggaattataaaaatatatatagtatatatatatatatatatattttttgtcggCAACATGGAATTATATATCCAGTGCCGGCCAAGAAAAGAcaatttagttattatatatgcAAGCTATGTTATTGTAAATCTCCTATTTAATATTTCGGAagtacatgattttttttgtacactatataatagatatatatatatatatatatatataattttttggttataaatttaCGACATTCATGATTTAGGTGTATCACAATATACATGTTAGTTTGATTTCTGGTAATTAGGAATAATGtgcatttagttaattatagtaacatataaaatcaattataggtaacatttaaaagataaggaaatttttcaacctaattaaaacaaacatacatatgtgattcttctttcacttttatttgattttatatttaaattattatataatatatttagttaataaaatttatgattttttctgcatatgatataatttaaacttttttaaacgGATATGTATTGCTCaattgatgaataaaaaaatgtataaaatatttcaacCACATTGCCTAAGAAAACTAtgcaaagattcaaagtcatactataaaaaaatggccaaaatgattctgaatacgaaTGGGCATGAactttgatttatcaggcattgaaATCATACTATAAAGTCATACTTCAAAGTCATACTattaaaaccaatataaattgttcaatctataaaatattcaggctttaataatattattctttttttttccacaataatattattctttaaaaatatatctattcaactaaaattttgactgaataacgaataaaattttgaatatttaaattcaatttcatatatttcttttgttgaattgtataattttatatattataataaactttttaaataatttaatttgaagtatttaaaaatagtttaatttgatatttttaagaatatcataaatatatgatatatcaaaaatttaaaattataaacactctaatttcatttgttatagcacggattaataatatgtcactaaagaatgaaaaaacttcaagaaatatgattttttgctagagcatgggttgaaattttagaaaatatgatttttcagattaaattaaagtttggaataatgttaTTTGGTAGAAGCTTTCTCGGTCAAGATGATtatgttacatatttggtcCCAAAATTGATACGCGGTATATTGTGggttaagtcatagaattaacaatcaaaatacaatatataattttaaaaaactaaacaaatcaaactaaattaacaaacaaaattatttttttaataaatagctTAACCCGCAGTGTACCGCGAGTCAAAATCTAAATCTACTAAActagatcttacaaaatagatattatttcatAATTCATATAGAACATGATTTCATGGCATAGTATTtcatcccaaaagaaaaagacttttaaaacaaataaaacaatcacatatatagtgatttaaataaaattacaaaataaacagaaaaaatttCAATCCGTGTTCTAGTACGGATCCAATTCTAgtgttataataatttaattcacTTACATATTTCTCTCCGACTCTACGTAAGTACGTATGCAATGGACCAAtatacagttttattttttccttttttgcttttttcctcCTCTTTTAGCGTCAAAAGAtatatgttttcgtgtttcccTTTATAAATACTCggtatttgtttttgtcaaagttttttctcttctcttaagttttttttttctctcatcatatttcccttttttctaaaatttgctaacttattatgataaattataGCTCCCTTTTCTCTTTCAAACATGTAACTATGTAAGGACCATTTTTTCAGTTCTAtgattttggtgttatttttttatgaaataactaaaaaaaatattcaaaaagtatataagattttaatatctATACAATACAagaaatattttagttaaatttctattaactaaaaattattaaaatatcaaattcacaTGTTTTAAATTGCTTTAGGCCTCTAATTAAATACCTAGGACCGGCCCAGTATATATGTACCATTCTTCATAAACTTTTGAGAGTTTTGTGTTAGTGGTGttacagaaaaaatatatatccaatataataaagtagggttACACCCTCTAAGGATATCCTATCTaactgacacgtgtcacaactatattctctgttttttttttcgatctCATCCTATTTTTAATGGGCTTTTACTCGACATTTATCTCATATCTCAGCCTATTGTTAATGAAACTGTATGGGCCACACAAAATTTCTCGCCTTCCCAAACCGAAACCGACGGGATCTCCGACATCagtcttctcctctttatcgcctctctctcttccccgcCCTCCCCATTATCTGTTCAACTCCGCGAGAATTTTATTCAGCCCACTCGAAGTGACTCTCGACAACTTGAGGTAAATTTAACTGATTTTGGGCCGATTCTGAATAGGCGGAATTGAGTAATGCAAGTATGTGGCGGAATTGAGAATCGAGAAAAATTgtgtcttttttggctttttcgTTTGTTCAATTTAGGTTCTTGAGCTGAAAATTAACATAATTGCTTGAGATTCAAAGTTCAGTAGATGATCTTATGGGTCTCTCATCTCAAATCCAAACAGCTTTCACTACAGGTTTTGAGGGATTCTTGAGCagtgataagaaaaaaagaaagaaagtcagaactttaagaaaaagaaagccaTCAATGCATCTACCAAGTTCAAGCATTCTCTTAAGAAAAAGAgcggaagaagaaagagtgatGGTCGAGTGAGTTCTGTCTCCATTGTGGATGTGAGAGATGTCGAGGAGCTACAAGCTGTTGATGCGTTCCCACAAGCGTTGTTAATGGACGAGTTGCTTCCGGATATACACGACGACTATCACATGATGTTCAGGTTCTTGAAAGCCAGGAAATTCGATGTTAAGAAAGCAAAGCAAATGTGGGCTAATATGATTCAGTGGAGGAAGGAGTTTAGTCATTCTCCATGTAAGCTCATCTTGGGATATAGTCTTAGCacttatatgttggtttgaCCTTACTATTTTCGttgattttcttaaattgtAAGATTTTGCAGTGTTTGTCTCACGTCTTATCTCTCCTGCGACTGCAACGATGACGACGACGGCTCTCTTGAAGTCATTGTTGTTGTGGAGTCCGGTAAGAGTAAAAACCAACCCCAACTCTGGCGGCCATACGTTCTACATCCCTGCAAACATCGGAGAGTAAGACCTAGATCCGTTTCTCGCTTCTTGTGTGTTCTTGTTTAATATGTAAATACTTGGTTTCTAATgatcttctttgctttttctctCAGGTTTGTGAGAACTCAACTGCGTCTGGCTGGGAAGATTTTGGAATTACTCCTGAACAGCTTTGTCATAATGTTGTCAAaggatcacaacaacaacagcaataTGGACTGGGTAGGTTTTCTCTCATGAGACGTgcttatatatgtatgattactttttaaaaatctctcttctttagccaACTTTggtatgcatgttttttttttgttgcatcagCCTCAATGATTGTCAAATTTGATCAGATACGTACTACCAGAGAAAGGCATCAGTGGACATGATGATGACTTGCTAGAGCGCAAGACCATTTATGGTTTTTGGTATGGAGAcccacatttgtttttttgttctgtgtTTCTTAGGTTTTCCCTGCCTCACTTTCTCATAATGAGTGGGAGAATGATTCATATGTTTTCTCTCCTTCAGCTGGGAATGAATTTCGAGACAACCAGGTCGCAGGTCTTCTATCCTTTATGCTTTTTCGTTTAACTCAGAGAAGAAACGAGGTGGTGTTGCTGTTAAAAAACGGTAAATATCTGCTTCTTCCCCAGTCCATCGTGTGTGTTAGTTCAatttcatgtttgattttgttgttttcattataattagagaataatttgataaaacgTACACTGACTCACTCagtgtctcttctctttttgtctttctaattGATGAATTAGGGTTTCCACAAGCTCTTCTTATTCAAACGAGCAAGTTAAGGTATACAAATTCTagggtttattttttaaagttaaggTAAGACATCTTctcttgtctttgtctttgtcttctaACATTTTGGTGCCCGGTGATGATCGGAGGACGTTGGTGTCTCTTCTTctagagttcttttttttttagggtttctctttTAAGTCGTTGTTTGATTCAGACTTGTAAAATTAACTATTATGGTTTTAATCTAATTATGTATATGTTGTGCAGGTCGGGTTGAAGAATGAAGACTGACTAAGGTAAGTTAACTCTGTTCTCctctctttattctttttacttGGATTTTGAAATTTACCAAGTTATTCTACTAACCCTGCTTCTAAtgctgttttctctttctcgtttcaGCTGATTTGATGGTTGCTGCTGTAGCACttgggataaaaacaaaaacagaggttTGTCACAGGTAATTTTTCACTTAATATTTGAGATTTTCCTTTTGGATAATGACTCTTAGTGTTGTTCTgatgctttcttctcctctgcagCTGTCCGTGACTACAGACTGTCTCTCCAGCCTCAAAACTTGAATGGAGGAAGCATTGCATTAATTTCCGGTGGTTCTTATTACAGGTAATTTTAACTTGTTTCACTTTATATGTGCATTTTATATAATGACTCTTTAGTGTGGATCTGATGCTTTCTTCTCATCTGCAGCTGCTGTCAGTGACTACAAACAGTCTAACTTGAACgatgaaaagagaaacatacatATGGAGTTATAGAATTGTGAGACAATGGGATCTGCCACTACTATTTTCCTGTGTTGCTTAGGTTTTCCCTGTTCACTTTCTCATATGGCATGTTGGATTTTCTTTCTCGATGACTTTGTGGGTATGccattgtttctttctctattgTATTTAGAATGGATGAATTGGCATTCTTTGCTCCTGGAATGTTGGCTTTAGGAGCTTTAGGTTATGGCCCTGATGAAGGttaaaagtttaattaactTGCAGGAGAGGTACATTAGAATCTCAAATGTATTTAGCGTCTCAGTAAATTTTCTGTTGTGAACACTAGGTTCTTACTAAAACAATCGCTAAAATATTTGCCtcccaatataaaatattccaAACCCCTCTACTAATTACTATACAAACTTAAGTTAGCAGTTTCGAAGTTTGAATcccaaatcaaaataaataaatactcgaAACCATGATTCCCTCCTACGTCcgtcaaataaaatatttacttcaACCACTATTTTTAGCTACCAAACGTCTTTAGGTGAACACCTTTATTGCATTTTCAGTTCTTACATATCATACTTACTTTCTAATTTCCTTCTTCTAAAAGTCTTACTATTTCAAGTTTcttagaaatttaacatttgcaGATACTATGATTCCCAAGAAAGTTTATGTGTAAGTATTTGAccatacatttttattaaattttataaataaatgttttctgatattacatatttaaaagtcTATGTATAACTGTATAAGGACGACACGAACAAATCGAGAAATGGAGTCcaaattagattcaaaaaaaaaaaaaaatctatgtgtAAGTATTTTATCTTGGAACAAATTAAAACCAACTACtattaatacaaaattaaaaataaagagctatatttaaatatatatatatataattaatatattaatataatccacgcaacgcgtgggatTTTTCctagtatataataaaaacaacccaacattgaaaacaaaaataatgagtGCTAGTAGCACTGTGCTACCAATGTACAAATTAAAATACGttttaataaggaaaaaaaaagtttacactTCGAAGTTTTGAGCCGAAACTGTTTTGAGCCGAAACTCACAAATCTTTGTGACCAAGATACACTATGGAAACCTTGAATCGTGCGATGTATTATAAAACAACGATCTCTCCTCTCCCTCCTTTCTCTGCGAAACTCACGTGCTTCTGCATATTATTTGACACAGCAAACAAgctttaatttagtttttgttaattaatgtaATTACGGTTCCCAACTAAATGCAATTTGTTTGTTGACCCCAAGTATAGTAATCTGACAAGAGGTCATTttgattagttatatatatatatatatatatatatatatatctttacatAAATAAAGAAGCACATATTTACAGAGAATATTACTACTTTTAGATGTGAATCAATCATGTGATCAAGATTTAAACCAAGTTAACGTAATTGTTTCAGATCGTATAAAGTTGGATCCGATTTAGAGTTTAAAGccaacattgttttttttttggtagggagaattttgtacttgtttacgTTTACATGTACATGTACTGATAATCTGATATACATGCTATGTTATTGTTAGTGTgtgttataaatttaaaatgtatgGTTTCAaatttgatatgaaaatatttttaacatattgtaCGTGATAAGTTCCCGACATTATTTACCTCTTGTGCTTTGTAATGGTTCTTTTTCTCAAAGATTCCAATTTTCCGACGTAGGCCATCGTTATCTCCGGCTTGTATCTCACCGGAGCTCTCCAAATAAACTCTTGCAATCCTGGCCGCGACTTCGGAAGCATCTTGGCATTCTCCCATTAACTTCGTGATATGAGACCTAGGCAGCCTCAATGTCACCCTCGTCTGTCCAGCAGGTCCAGGCCCATCTCCACTGTCTAAACTACCGACACCGATGTCCGAAACCGTTCTCCTAGAAAGCATTAACATCTCCAGACGCTCCTTGGCGCCAACATGTATATTACCAGACATAACTCTCCGGTATGGAAGCTTATTCCTCTTATCTACCAACGGAAGGTCCACCAGAAAATACGTTTTATTCGGCCTTAAGATCTGATCTGGCTCTAGCGGTTTGGCGCGAACTCCTAACCGTCTCACGGTCTCCGGGTCTAGCAGCACATGTCCGGGATACTCCTTCGTGGCGTCACTCGCTGTTACCGGACTTTTGAGCCGGAAAATATCACCGTCGATCTTCATAACTTTCACCTTGTTTCTCCTCACCATTATAGTGTTCCCCATGTTTTCCCTTTATCTTTTTAGTTGTATAGATCTCACAAAGCATGtgctatatatttatatgttgagGAGGTTTGGTTAAAGCTTTTTGATTAGTGTGTGAAGCTTTGAAATTCTCCAGagattcctcttttttttttttttttttttttttttNNNNNNNNNNNNNNNNNNNNNNNNNNNNNNNNNNNNNNNNNNNNNNNNNNNNNNNNNNNNNNNNNNNNNNNNNNNNNNNNNNNNNNNNNNNNNNNNNNNNNNNNNNNNNNNNNNNNNNNNNNNNNNNNNNNNNNNNNNNNNNNNNNNNNNNNNNNNNNNNNNNNNNNNNNNNNNNNNNNNNNNNNNNNNNNNNNNNNNNNNNNNNNNNNNNNNNNNNNNNNNNNNNNNNNNNNNNNNNNNNNNNNNNNNNNNNNNNNNNNNNNNNNNNNNNNNNNNNNNNNNNNNNNNNNNNNNNNNNNNNNNNNNNNNNNNNNNNNNNNNNNNNNNNNNNNNNNNNNNNNNNNNNNNNNNNNNNNNNNNNNNNNNNNNNNNNNNNNNNNNNNNNNNNNNNNNNNNNNNNNNNNNNNNNNNNNNNNNNNNNNNNNNNNNNNNNNNNNNNNNNNNNNNNNNNNNNNNNNNNNNNNNNNNNNNNNNNNNNNNNNNNNNNNNNNNNNNNNNNNNNNNNNNNNNNNNNNNNNNNNNNNNNNNNNNNNNNNNNNNNNNNNNNNNNNNNNNNNNNNNNNNNNNNNNNNNNNNNNNNNNNNNNNNNNNNNNNNNNNNNNNNNNNNNNNNNNNNNNNNNNNNNNNNNNNNNNNNNNNNNNNNNNNNNNNNNNNNNNNNNNNNNNNNNNNNNNNNNNNNNNNNNNNNNNNNNNNNNNNNNNNNNNNNNNNNNNNNNNNNNNNNaaaaaaaaaaaaagaatatgcaTTTGTGGCTTTGATTGGTAACCCATTTGCATGATTCTCCGAATTCATCAGTGTTCTAGTTGGTTGGAGGATCAAGTAGAGTACTGATGCATAAATCATGCAAATAAATTCGGAGGTTCAAAGAGAGTCAGGAAA from the Camelina sativa cultivar DH55 chromosome 12, Cs, whole genome shotgun sequence genome contains:
- the LOC104732674 gene encoding uncharacterized protein At1g66480-like, yielding MGNTIMVRRNKVKVMKIDGDIFRLKSPVTASDATKEYPGHVLLDPETVRRLGVRAKPLEPDQILRPNKTYFLVDLPLVDKRNKLPYRRVMSGNIHVGAKERLEMLMLSRRTVSDIGVGSLDSGDGPGPAGQTRVTLRLPRSHITKLMGECQDASEVAARIARVYLESSGEIQAGDNDGLRRKIGIFEKKNHYKAQEKHVSFAEKGGRGEIVVL